The following are encoded together in the Kutzneria kofuensis genome:
- a CDS encoding ATP-binding protein — protein sequence MFSRVAIVNRGEAAMRLIHAVRDLSAETGTRIETVAFYTDADRNATFVREADLTYDLGPASARPYLDHAKLEKALVDSGADAAWVGWGFVAEDPAFAEVCEKVGVTFVGPSADAMRQLGDKIGAKLIAEEVGVPVAPWSRGEVATLEDALKAGADIGYPLMLKATAGGGGRGIRKVASADELADAYERTSQEALRAFGSGVVFLERLVTGARHVEVQVISDGDTAWALGVRDCSVQRRNQKIIEESASPVLAPEQTAELKRSAERLAVKVGYRGACTVEFLYHPGEKLFAFLEVNTRLQVEHPITEITTGTDLVRLQLHVAAGGKLTGEQPAELGHAIEARLNAEDPDRDFAPSPGRIARLDLPAGPGIRVDTGVSEGDTIPADFDSMIAKIIAYGRDREQALGRLRRAMAETKVIIEGGATNKSFVLDLLDQPEVIDASADTGWIDRVRAEGRLVSHRHSSVALAAAAIEAYEEEERVERQRLLSTAFGGRPQVQHESGRPLDLKLRGIGYRVRVARVGATRFRVAIESGEDVRTADVVLDRFDHHSGQILVNGSRHSLLTGTHGPIHLVEVDGVAHRVSRDEGGVVRSPAPALVVATPLEVGDEVEAGAPVLVLESMKMETVLRAPFKARLKERPVSVGSQVPTGAPLLRLEPIADDAAEDTGPAQTVELDLPEAAAAVPALDRLARGQEDLRNLLLGFDVDPIDERRVLDDYMAARREATEDGHRPLAEELALLDVFADLAELSRNRPTGENDSHSYSAREYFHTYLQSLDVERAGLPAEFQAKLAKVLAHYGITELDRTPEVETAVFRIFLAQQRAATDATIVTTLLRAWLRELPPDEALREPTGLALERLVAATQVRFPVVSDIARGVVFAWFGQPLLRRNRARVYAAVRNHLRHLDAHPDSPDRAERVAEMVRSTEPLVRLLGQRLIRADLDNATMLEVLIRRYYGNKGTTDVHRSEVAGCTFVVASRAGARIASAAVSFEAFGGALRGLAELAGGDEAVDADIYLAWEKQPEDFDAMAAELLEVISSHPLPAQVRRVTATVAGRGGAVMHHHFTFRPSTTGMTEERLIRGLHPYIAQRMQLERLRKFDLTRLPSSDEEVYLFQCVARENPADDRLVAFAQVRDLTELREHDGRLVALPTAEDTIATCLDSIRRAQSRRPSKNRFNTNRIVIYVWPASEMTRAELEMIAGRVLPTTAGAGLEEILLIARQRDRETGELTKIAVRIAFDATGGTTLEVGEPPVDVVEPLDDYRLKVMRASSRNTVYPYELTGLLGDFVEHDLDANHALVPVDRPKGQNKAAMVAGVVSTPTERYPEGIKRVVLLGDPTKSLGALSEPECRRVIAALDLAEQMRVPVEWFALSSGARISMESGTENMDWVAAALKRIVEFTQDGGEINIVVTGINVGAQPYWNAEATMLMHTKGILVMTPDSAMVLTGKQALDFSGGVSAEDNFGIGGYDRVMGPNGQAQYWAPNLAGARDVLMGHYEHTYVAPGENAPRPSATTDPVDRDICHFPHDIEGSDFKTVGEIFSATANPDRKKPFDIRTVMRAVADQDHTVLERWAGMADADTAVVQDVHLGGQPVCLLGIESKSVQRRGFPPTDGPDTYTAGTLFPQSSKKAARAINSASGNRPLVVLANLSGFDGSPESMRKLQLEYGAEIGRAIVNFQGPIVFCVISRYHGGAFVVFSKALNPRMTVLAVEGSFASVIGGAPAAAVVFTADVNRRTSMDARVAELEARLAETSGAERAELSAKLAEVRTSVRTEKLSEVATEFDRVHSVHRAVEVGSVDAVVSAAELRPRIIEAIRKG from the coding sequence GTGTTCAGTCGTGTCGCCATCGTCAACCGCGGAGAGGCCGCGATGCGGCTGATCCACGCCGTCCGGGATCTCTCCGCGGAGACCGGGACGCGCATCGAGACCGTCGCGTTCTACACCGACGCCGACCGCAACGCCACGTTCGTCCGCGAGGCCGACCTCACCTACGACCTGGGCCCGGCCTCGGCCCGCCCCTACCTCGACCACGCCAAGCTGGAGAAGGCGCTGGTCGACAGCGGCGCCGACGCGGCGTGGGTGGGCTGGGGCTTCGTCGCCGAGGACCCGGCGTTCGCCGAGGTGTGCGAGAAGGTCGGCGTCACCTTCGTCGGCCCCAGCGCGGACGCGATGCGCCAGCTGGGCGACAAGATCGGCGCCAAGCTGATCGCCGAGGAGGTCGGCGTGCCGGTCGCACCGTGGAGCCGCGGTGAGGTCGCCACGCTGGAGGACGCGCTGAAGGCCGGCGCGGACATCGGCTACCCGCTGATGCTCAAGGCCACCGCGGGCGGCGGCGGGCGCGGCATCCGCAAGGTCGCCTCCGCCGACGAGCTGGCCGACGCCTACGAGCGCACCAGCCAGGAAGCGTTGCGCGCCTTCGGGTCCGGCGTCGTGTTCCTGGAGCGCCTCGTCACCGGCGCCCGCCACGTCGAGGTCCAGGTGATCTCCGACGGCGACACCGCGTGGGCGCTCGGCGTGCGCGACTGCTCGGTGCAGCGCCGCAACCAGAAGATCATCGAGGAGTCCGCGTCGCCGGTCCTCGCGCCGGAGCAGACCGCCGAGCTCAAGCGCTCGGCCGAGCGGCTGGCCGTGAAGGTCGGCTACCGCGGCGCGTGCACCGTCGAGTTCCTCTACCACCCGGGCGAGAAGCTGTTCGCCTTCCTCGAGGTGAACACCCGCCTGCAGGTGGAGCACCCGATCACGGAGATCACCACCGGCACCGACCTGGTGCGCCTGCAGCTGCACGTCGCCGCCGGCGGCAAGCTGACCGGCGAGCAGCCGGCCGAGCTCGGCCACGCCATCGAGGCCCGGCTCAACGCCGAGGACCCCGACCGCGACTTCGCCCCGTCCCCCGGCCGCATCGCCCGGCTGGACCTGCCGGCCGGCCCGGGCATCCGGGTCGACACCGGCGTCAGCGAGGGCGACACCATTCCCGCCGACTTCGACTCGATGATCGCCAAGATCATCGCCTACGGCCGCGACCGCGAGCAGGCGCTGGGCCGGCTGCGCCGCGCGATGGCCGAGACCAAGGTCATCATCGAGGGCGGCGCCACCAACAAGAGCTTCGTGCTGGACCTGCTCGACCAGCCGGAGGTGATCGACGCCAGCGCCGACACCGGCTGGATCGACCGCGTCCGCGCCGAGGGCCGGCTGGTCTCGCACCGCCACTCCTCCGTCGCCCTGGCCGCCGCGGCCATCGAGGCGTACGAGGAAGAGGAGCGCGTCGAGCGGCAGCGCCTGCTGTCCACCGCGTTCGGCGGCCGCCCGCAGGTGCAGCACGAGAGCGGCCGCCCGCTGGACCTCAAGCTCCGCGGCATCGGCTACCGGGTGCGGGTCGCCCGCGTCGGCGCGACCCGGTTCCGGGTGGCCATCGAGTCCGGCGAGGACGTGCGCACCGCCGACGTCGTGCTGGACCGCTTCGACCACCACAGCGGCCAGATCCTCGTCAACGGCTCCCGGCACAGCCTGCTCACCGGCACCCACGGCCCGATCCACCTGGTCGAGGTGGACGGCGTCGCGCACCGCGTCAGCCGCGACGAGGGCGGCGTGGTCCGCTCCCCCGCGCCGGCGCTGGTCGTCGCCACCCCGCTGGAGGTCGGCGACGAGGTCGAGGCCGGCGCACCCGTCCTCGTGCTGGAGAGCATGAAGATGGAGACGGTGCTGCGCGCGCCGTTCAAGGCCCGCCTCAAGGAGCGCCCGGTCTCCGTGGGCAGCCAGGTGCCGACCGGCGCCCCGCTGCTGCGCCTGGAGCCCATCGCCGACGACGCCGCCGAGGACACCGGTCCGGCCCAGACCGTCGAGCTGGACCTGCCCGAGGCCGCCGCGGCCGTGCCGGCGCTGGACCGCCTCGCCCGTGGCCAGGAAGACCTGCGGAACCTGTTGCTGGGCTTCGATGTCGACCCGATCGACGAGCGCCGCGTGCTGGACGACTACATGGCCGCGCGCCGGGAGGCCACCGAGGACGGCCACCGGCCGCTGGCCGAGGAGCTGGCGCTGCTGGACGTCTTCGCCGACCTGGCCGAGCTGAGCCGCAACCGCCCCACCGGCGAGAACGACAGTCATTCGTACAGCGCCCGCGAGTACTTCCACACCTACCTGCAGAGCCTGGACGTGGAACGGGCCGGCCTGCCGGCGGAGTTCCAGGCCAAGCTGGCCAAGGTGCTGGCGCACTACGGCATCACCGAGCTGGACCGCACCCCCGAGGTGGAGACCGCGGTCTTCCGGATCTTCCTCGCCCAGCAGCGGGCCGCCACCGACGCCACCATCGTCACCACGCTGCTGCGTGCGTGGCTGCGGGAGCTGCCGCCGGACGAGGCGCTGCGCGAACCGACCGGTCTGGCCCTGGAGCGGCTGGTCGCGGCCACCCAGGTCCGCTTCCCGGTGGTCTCCGACATCGCCCGCGGCGTCGTGTTCGCGTGGTTCGGCCAGCCGCTGCTGCGCCGCAACCGGGCCCGCGTCTACGCGGCCGTGCGCAACCACCTGCGGCACCTCGACGCGCACCCGGACTCGCCGGACCGCGCCGAGCGCGTCGCCGAGATGGTCCGCAGCACCGAGCCGCTGGTCCGGCTGCTCGGCCAGCGCCTGATCCGCGCCGACCTCGACAACGCCACGATGCTCGAGGTGCTGATCCGCCGCTACTACGGCAACAAGGGCACCACCGACGTGCACCGCAGCGAGGTCGCCGGCTGCACCTTCGTGGTGGCTTCCCGTGCGGGGGCGCGGATCGCGTCCGCCGCGGTCAGCTTCGAGGCCTTCGGCGGCGCGCTGCGCGGGCTGGCCGAGCTGGCCGGCGGCGACGAGGCCGTCGACGCCGACATCTACCTGGCGTGGGAGAAGCAGCCCGAGGACTTCGACGCGATGGCGGCGGAACTGCTCGAGGTGATCAGCTCGCACCCGCTGCCGGCGCAGGTCCGTCGGGTCACCGCGACGGTCGCCGGCCGCGGCGGCGCGGTCATGCACCACCACTTCACCTTCCGGCCGTCCACCACCGGGATGACCGAGGAGCGACTGATCCGCGGCCTGCACCCGTACATCGCGCAGCGGATGCAGCTGGAACGGCTGCGCAAGTTCGACCTGACCCGCCTGCCGTCCTCCGACGAGGAGGTGTACCTGTTCCAGTGCGTCGCCCGGGAGAACCCGGCCGACGACCGGCTGGTCGCCTTCGCCCAGGTGCGGGACCTGACCGAGCTGCGTGAGCACGACGGCCGCCTGGTCGCGCTGCCCACCGCCGAGGACACCATCGCCACCTGCCTCGACTCGATCCGCCGCGCGCAGTCCCGTCGCCCGTCGAAGAACCGGTTCAACACCAACCGAATCGTCATCTACGTCTGGCCGGCCAGCGAGATGACCCGGGCCGAGCTGGAGATGATCGCCGGCCGCGTGCTGCCGACGACGGCCGGCGCCGGCCTGGAGGAGATCCTGCTCATCGCGCGGCAGCGGGACCGGGAGACCGGCGAGCTGACCAAGATCGCGGTGCGGATCGCGTTCGACGCCACCGGCGGCACCACGCTGGAGGTCGGCGAGCCGCCGGTGGACGTGGTCGAGCCGCTGGACGACTACCGGCTCAAGGTGATGCGGGCCAGCAGCCGCAACACTGTCTACCCGTACGAGCTGACCGGCCTGCTCGGCGACTTCGTCGAGCACGACCTCGACGCCAACCACGCGCTGGTGCCGGTGGACCGGCCCAAGGGCCAGAACAAGGCGGCGATGGTCGCCGGTGTGGTGAGCACGCCGACCGAACGCTACCCGGAGGGCATCAAGCGGGTGGTGCTGCTCGGCGACCCGACCAAGTCGCTGGGCGCGCTGTCCGAGCCGGAGTGCCGCCGCGTGATCGCCGCGCTCGACCTGGCCGAGCAGATGCGGGTGCCGGTGGAGTGGTTCGCGCTGTCCTCCGGCGCGCGGATCTCGATGGAGTCCGGCACCGAGAACATGGACTGGGTGGCGGCCGCTCTGAAGCGGATCGTCGAGTTCACCCAGGACGGCGGCGAGATCAACATCGTGGTCACCGGCATCAACGTCGGCGCGCAGCCGTACTGGAACGCCGAGGCGACGATGCTCATGCACACCAAGGGCATCCTCGTCATGACGCCGGACTCGGCGATGGTCCTGACCGGCAAGCAGGCGCTGGACTTCTCCGGCGGCGTGTCGGCCGAGGACAACTTCGGCATCGGCGGCTACGACCGCGTGATGGGCCCGAACGGGCAGGCCCAGTACTGGGCCCCGAACCTCGCCGGCGCCCGGGACGTGCTGATGGGGCACTACGAGCACACCTACGTCGCGCCGGGCGAGAACGCGCCGCGGCCGTCGGCCACCACCGACCCGGTGGACCGGGACATCTGCCACTTCCCGCACGACATCGAAGGCAGCGACTTCAAGACCGTCGGCGAGATCTTCTCGGCCACGGCCAACCCGGACCGCAAGAAGCCGTTCGACATCCGCACGGTGATGCGGGCGGTCGCCGACCAGGACCACACGGTGCTGGAGCGCTGGGCCGGCATGGCCGACGCCGACACCGCCGTGGTGCAGGACGTGCACCTGGGCGGGCAGCCGGTGTGCCTGCTCGGCATCGAGTCGAAGTCCGTGCAGCGCCGCGGCTTCCCTCCCACCGACGGCCCCGACACCTACACCGCCGGCACGCTGTTCCCGCAGTCGTCGAAGAAGGCGGCGCGGGCGATCAACTCGGCCAGTGGCAACCGGCCGCTGGTGGTGCTGGCGAACCTGTCCGGGTTCGACGGGTCGCCGGAGTCGATGCGGAAGCTGCAGCTGGAGTACGGCGCGGAGATCGGACGGGCGATCGTCAACTTCCAGGGCCCGATCGTGTTCTGCGTGATCTCCCGGTACCACGGCGGTGCGTTCGTGGTCTTCTCCAAGGCGTTGAACCCTCGGATGACCGTGCTGGCCGTCGAAGGCTCGTTCGCCTCCGTCATCGGTGGCGCGCCGGCCGCGGCGGTGGTCTTCACCGCCGACGTCAACCGGCGGACGTCGATGGATGCCCGGGTCGCCGAATTGGAGGCGCGGCTGGCGGAGACCTCGGGGGCCGAGCGGGCCGAGCTGAGCGCCAAGCTGGCCGAGGTTCGGACGTCGGTGCGGACCGAGAAGCTGTCCGAGGTCGCGACCGAGTTCGACCGGGTGCACAGCGTGCACCGGGCCGTTGAGGTGGGGTCCGTGGACGCCGTGGTGAGCGCGGCGGAGTTGCGGCCGCGGATCATCGAGGCGATCCGTAAGGGCTGA
- a CDS encoding IS110 family transposase codes for MPQLWAGVDAGKAHHHCVVINAEGDKILSRRVPNNEAELLELIADVRALSPDVLWAIDLNAGGGALLIALLVNHDQALLYIPGRTVHHASAGYRGSGKSDAKDAFIIADQARMRRDLHPMTAGDEIAVDLRILTARRYDLTADRTRAINRLRAQILEYFPALERAFDYSSSKAALVLLTGFQTPAALRECGQAELATWLRARKVRNGAAIAATAIAAARAQLTAVPGQSTAAAMTARLAKGVMALDEEIAETDALIEGRFRQHRHAAVILSMPGIGPLLGAEIIALTGGDPAAFGSVDRLAGVAGLAPVPRDSGRVQGNLRRPRRYNRRLLRAFYLSAQYAIVRCPESKAFYERKRHEGKVHKQAVLALARRRLNVVWALVRDERTFQPHVPRPGSAAA; via the coding sequence GTGCCGCAACTGTGGGCCGGTGTGGACGCGGGCAAAGCCCACCACCACTGCGTGGTGATCAACGCCGAGGGCGACAAGATCCTGTCCCGGCGAGTGCCCAACAACGAGGCCGAACTGCTGGAGCTGATCGCCGATGTCCGAGCGCTGTCGCCCGACGTGCTGTGGGCGATCGATCTCAACGCCGGCGGCGGCGCGCTGCTGATCGCCCTGTTGGTCAACCACGACCAGGCCCTGCTCTACATCCCCGGCCGCACCGTCCACCACGCCTCGGCCGGCTACCGAGGATCGGGCAAAAGTGACGCCAAGGACGCGTTCATCATCGCCGACCAGGCCCGCATGCGCCGCGACCTGCACCCGATGACCGCCGGCGACGAGATCGCCGTGGACCTGCGGATCCTGACCGCCCGCCGCTACGACCTGACCGCCGACCGCACGAGGGCGATCAACCGGCTGCGCGCCCAGATCCTGGAGTACTTCCCCGCCCTGGAACGAGCCTTTGACTACAGCTCCTCCAAAGCCGCGCTGGTGCTGTTGACCGGCTTTCAGACTCCCGCCGCGCTGCGGGAGTGCGGCCAGGCCGAGCTGGCCACCTGGCTGCGGGCCCGCAAGGTCCGCAACGGCGCCGCAATCGCCGCGACCGCGATCGCCGCAGCCCGGGCCCAGCTCACCGCCGTTCCCGGACAGTCCACTGCCGCGGCCATGACGGCGCGGCTGGCCAAGGGGGTGATGGCCCTGGATGAGGAGATCGCGGAGACCGACGCCCTGATCGAGGGCCGGTTTCGCCAGCACCGGCACGCCGCCGTGATCCTGAGCATGCCCGGCATCGGGCCGTTGCTCGGGGCCGAGATCATCGCTCTGACCGGCGGGGATCCGGCCGCGTTCGGCAGCGTTGACCGGCTGGCCGGTGTCGCCGGCCTGGCGCCGGTCCCGCGTGACTCCGGCCGGGTTCAGGGCAACCTGCGCCGTCCGCGCCGCTACAACCGGCGGCTGCTGCGGGCGTTCTACCTGTCCGCGCAGTACGCCATCGTCCGGTGTCCGGAGTCGAAGGCCTTCTACGAACGCAAACGGCACGAGGGCAAGGTCCACAAGCAGGCCGTACTGGCCCTGGCGCGTCGACGCCTCAACGTCGTGTGGGCGCTCGTCCGCGACGAACGAACGTTCCAGCCCCACGTGCCACGACCAGGCAGCGCAGCAGCCTGA